The Vidua chalybeata isolate OUT-0048 chromosome 6, bVidCha1 merged haplotype, whole genome shotgun sequence genome has a segment encoding these proteins:
- the ZBTB25 gene encoding zinc finger and BTB domain-containing protein 25 isoform X1: MPLATHGKTRTLLKKKKKTRSFPPSHRSCGRAVPPAAAQGPRPPHRRGRAEGRARVSREKPIPARPGGAQPARQEARGGQRPPHPPGGQRGRAVAALPRGHTMDTTGHSVLLLQQLNMQREFGFLCDCTVAIGDVYFKAHRAVLAAFSNYFKMIFIHQTSECIKIQPTDIQPDIFSYLLHIMYTGKGPKQTVSQSRLEEGIRFLHADHLSHIAIEMNQAFSPEPVQSSNLYGIQISTAHKLAKERLGAKESLPKAGGRSAAQGDHPQLQLSLAIGLDDGPLDQQVARPSAQPAALAKPAEERPKLSVSIKQERCDLEPVVSQSCTPPSPGGASPILAKGSLKVHLCHYCGERFDSREGLRQHLHTHVSGSLPFGVPASILESSDLGEVQPLAEDREPGDGHRLGAFLLKEDEHQLEHPSCSDLEPLQIGQLSLISKDHEPVELNCNFSFSRKRKISCTVCGRAFFRKSQLLEHMYTHRGKQHKYSRCQRLESPSTPRFHPYCDSESVGKSSSLSQDHLDECILESDLIQESVDTILVE; this comes from the exons atGCCTTTGGCAACGCACGGGAAAACACGCaccctcctaaaaaaaaaaaaaaaaacacgctccttccctccctcgcACAGGAGCTGCGGGCGAGCAGTGCCGCCCGCAGCCGCGCAGGGGCCGCGCCCACCGCACCGCCGGGGCCGCGCTGAGGGCCGCGCTCGCGTTTCCCGGGAGAAGCCCAtccctgcccggcccggcggggcccaGCCCGCCCGGCAGGAAGCGCGGGGGGGGCAGCGCCCACCCCATCCgccgggcgggcagcgggggCGGGCGGTCGCGGCGCTTCCGCGCGG GCACACCATGGATACCACCGGCCACAgcgtcctcctcctccagcagctgaacatgCAACGGGAGTTTGGCTTTCTGTGCGACTGCACAGTTGCCATTGGAGATGTTTACTTCAAAGCCCACAGAGCGGTGCTCGCTGCTTTTTCAAACTATTTTAAGATGATATTTATTCATCAGACGAG cGAGTGCATAAAAATTCAGCCTACAGACATCCAGCCTGACATATTTAGTTACTTGTTACATATCATGTACACTGGGAAAGGGCCAAAGCAGACTGTCAGCCAGAGCCGACTGGAGGAGGGCATCCGCTTTCTGCACGCAGACCACCTCTCCCACATCGCCATCGAGATGAACCAGGCCTTCTCCCCAGAGCCCGTCCAGTCCTCCAACTTGTACGGGATCCAGATCTCCACGGCACACAAGCTGGCAAAGGAGCGCCTGGGAGCGAAGGAGAGCCTGCCCAAGGCGGGCGGCAGGTCTGCGGCCCAGGGCGATcacccccagctgcagctgtccCTGGCCATCGGCCTGGACGACGGCCCCCTGGACCAGCAGGTCGCTCGCCCCTCGGCCCAGCCCGCGGCTCTGGCCAAGCCGGCGGAGGAGCGCCCAAAGCTCTCGGTTTCCATAAAGCAGGAGAGGTGCGACTTGGAGCCCGTGgtgtcccagagctgcaccCCTCCTTCTCCAGGGGGAGCGAGCCCCATCCTTGCCAAGGGCAGCCTCAAGGTGCACTTGTGCCACTACTGCGGGGAGCGCTTCGACTCGCGGGAGGGGCTGCGGCAGCACCTGCACACCCATGTCTCGGGCTCGCTGCCCTTCGGCGTCCCGGCCTCCATCCTGGAGAGCAGCGACCTGGGCGAGGTGCAGCCTCTGGCTGAGGACAGGGAGCCTGGGGATGGCCATCGCCTCGGGGCTTTCCTTCTCAAGGAGGATGAACATCAGCTGGAGCATCCGAGCTGCAGCGACCTGGAGCCTCTGCAGATTGGGCAGCTCTCCCTCATCTCCAAGGACCACGAACCGGTGGAGTTGAACtgtaacttttctttctcaagaaAGAGAAAGATCAGCTGCACCGTCTGCGGCCGCGCGTTTTTCCGGAAGAgccagctgctggagcacatGTACACGCACAGAGGGAAGCAGCACAAGTACAGCCGCTGCCAGCGGCTGGAgagccccagcacccccaggttTCACCCTTACTGTGACAGCGAGAGTGTGGGTAAGAGCTCCAGCTTGTCCCAGGACCACTTAGATGAATGTATACTGGAGTCAGATCTCATCCAAGAAAGCGTCGATACGATCCTGGTAGAGTAA
- the ZBTB25 gene encoding zinc finger and BTB domain-containing protein 25 isoform X3 encodes MDTTGHSVLLLQQLNMQREFGFLCDCTVAIGDVYFKAHRAVLAAFSNYFKMIFIHQTSECIKIQPTDIQPDIFSYLLHIMYTGKGPKQTVSQSRLEEGIRFLHADHLSHIAIEMNQAFSPEPVQSSNLYGIQISTAHKLAKERLGAKESLPKAGGRSAAQGDHPQLQLSLAIGLDDGPLDQQVARPSAQPAALAKPAEERPKLSVSIKQERCDLEPVVSQSCTPPSPGGASPILAKGSLKVHLCHYCGERFDSREGLRQHLHTHVSGSLPFGVPASILESSDLGEVQPLAEDREPGDGHRLGAFLLKEDEHQLEHPSCSDLEPLQIGQLSLISKDHEPVELNCNFSFSRKRKISCTVCGRAFFRKSQLLEHMYTHRGKQHKYSRCQRLESPSTPRFHPYCDSESVGKSSSLSQDHLDECILESDLIQESVDTILVE; translated from the exons ATGGATACCACCGGCCACAgcgtcctcctcctccagcagctgaacatgCAACGGGAGTTTGGCTTTCTGTGCGACTGCACAGTTGCCATTGGAGATGTTTACTTCAAAGCCCACAGAGCGGTGCTCGCTGCTTTTTCAAACTATTTTAAGATGATATTTATTCATCAGACGAG cGAGTGCATAAAAATTCAGCCTACAGACATCCAGCCTGACATATTTAGTTACTTGTTACATATCATGTACACTGGGAAAGGGCCAAAGCAGACTGTCAGCCAGAGCCGACTGGAGGAGGGCATCCGCTTTCTGCACGCAGACCACCTCTCCCACATCGCCATCGAGATGAACCAGGCCTTCTCCCCAGAGCCCGTCCAGTCCTCCAACTTGTACGGGATCCAGATCTCCACGGCACACAAGCTGGCAAAGGAGCGCCTGGGAGCGAAGGAGAGCCTGCCCAAGGCGGGCGGCAGGTCTGCGGCCCAGGGCGATcacccccagctgcagctgtccCTGGCCATCGGCCTGGACGACGGCCCCCTGGACCAGCAGGTCGCTCGCCCCTCGGCCCAGCCCGCGGCTCTGGCCAAGCCGGCGGAGGAGCGCCCAAAGCTCTCGGTTTCCATAAAGCAGGAGAGGTGCGACTTGGAGCCCGTGgtgtcccagagctgcaccCCTCCTTCTCCAGGGGGAGCGAGCCCCATCCTTGCCAAGGGCAGCCTCAAGGTGCACTTGTGCCACTACTGCGGGGAGCGCTTCGACTCGCGGGAGGGGCTGCGGCAGCACCTGCACACCCATGTCTCGGGCTCGCTGCCCTTCGGCGTCCCGGCCTCCATCCTGGAGAGCAGCGACCTGGGCGAGGTGCAGCCTCTGGCTGAGGACAGGGAGCCTGGGGATGGCCATCGCCTCGGGGCTTTCCTTCTCAAGGAGGATGAACATCAGCTGGAGCATCCGAGCTGCAGCGACCTGGAGCCTCTGCAGATTGGGCAGCTCTCCCTCATCTCCAAGGACCACGAACCGGTGGAGTTGAACtgtaacttttctttctcaagaaAGAGAAAGATCAGCTGCACCGTCTGCGGCCGCGCGTTTTTCCGGAAGAgccagctgctggagcacatGTACACGCACAGAGGGAAGCAGCACAAGTACAGCCGCTGCCAGCGGCTGGAgagccccagcacccccaggttTCACCCTTACTGTGACAGCGAGAGTGTGGGTAAGAGCTCCAGCTTGTCCCAGGACCACTTAGATGAATGTATACTGGAGTCAGATCTCATCCAAGAAAGCGTCGATACGATCCTGGTAGAGTAA
- the ZBTB25 gene encoding zinc finger and BTB domain-containing protein 25 isoform X2, which produces MGKSSRGLEFIGHGFEHKRWYQKEKLLNRGAGTIWRREEAPCQASISFRWHTMDTTGHSVLLLQQLNMQREFGFLCDCTVAIGDVYFKAHRAVLAAFSNYFKMIFIHQTSECIKIQPTDIQPDIFSYLLHIMYTGKGPKQTVSQSRLEEGIRFLHADHLSHIAIEMNQAFSPEPVQSSNLYGIQISTAHKLAKERLGAKESLPKAGGRSAAQGDHPQLQLSLAIGLDDGPLDQQVARPSAQPAALAKPAEERPKLSVSIKQERCDLEPVVSQSCTPPSPGGASPILAKGSLKVHLCHYCGERFDSREGLRQHLHTHVSGSLPFGVPASILESSDLGEVQPLAEDREPGDGHRLGAFLLKEDEHQLEHPSCSDLEPLQIGQLSLISKDHEPVELNCNFSFSRKRKISCTVCGRAFFRKSQLLEHMYTHRGKQHKYSRCQRLESPSTPRFHPYCDSESVGKSSSLSQDHLDECILESDLIQESVDTILVE; this is translated from the exons ATGGGAAAGTCCTCGAGAGGTCTTGAGTTCATTGGTCATGGGTTTGAGCACAAGCGGTGGTATCAGAAGGAGAAACTGTTAAATAGGGGTGCAGGGACTAtctggaggagggaagaggcTCCATGCCAGGCGTCCATCTCGTTTCGGTG GCACACCATGGATACCACCGGCCACAgcgtcctcctcctccagcagctgaacatgCAACGGGAGTTTGGCTTTCTGTGCGACTGCACAGTTGCCATTGGAGATGTTTACTTCAAAGCCCACAGAGCGGTGCTCGCTGCTTTTTCAAACTATTTTAAGATGATATTTATTCATCAGACGAG cGAGTGCATAAAAATTCAGCCTACAGACATCCAGCCTGACATATTTAGTTACTTGTTACATATCATGTACACTGGGAAAGGGCCAAAGCAGACTGTCAGCCAGAGCCGACTGGAGGAGGGCATCCGCTTTCTGCACGCAGACCACCTCTCCCACATCGCCATCGAGATGAACCAGGCCTTCTCCCCAGAGCCCGTCCAGTCCTCCAACTTGTACGGGATCCAGATCTCCACGGCACACAAGCTGGCAAAGGAGCGCCTGGGAGCGAAGGAGAGCCTGCCCAAGGCGGGCGGCAGGTCTGCGGCCCAGGGCGATcacccccagctgcagctgtccCTGGCCATCGGCCTGGACGACGGCCCCCTGGACCAGCAGGTCGCTCGCCCCTCGGCCCAGCCCGCGGCTCTGGCCAAGCCGGCGGAGGAGCGCCCAAAGCTCTCGGTTTCCATAAAGCAGGAGAGGTGCGACTTGGAGCCCGTGgtgtcccagagctgcaccCCTCCTTCTCCAGGGGGAGCGAGCCCCATCCTTGCCAAGGGCAGCCTCAAGGTGCACTTGTGCCACTACTGCGGGGAGCGCTTCGACTCGCGGGAGGGGCTGCGGCAGCACCTGCACACCCATGTCTCGGGCTCGCTGCCCTTCGGCGTCCCGGCCTCCATCCTGGAGAGCAGCGACCTGGGCGAGGTGCAGCCTCTGGCTGAGGACAGGGAGCCTGGGGATGGCCATCGCCTCGGGGCTTTCCTTCTCAAGGAGGATGAACATCAGCTGGAGCATCCGAGCTGCAGCGACCTGGAGCCTCTGCAGATTGGGCAGCTCTCCCTCATCTCCAAGGACCACGAACCGGTGGAGTTGAACtgtaacttttctttctcaagaaAGAGAAAGATCAGCTGCACCGTCTGCGGCCGCGCGTTTTTCCGGAAGAgccagctgctggagcacatGTACACGCACAGAGGGAAGCAGCACAAGTACAGCCGCTGCCAGCGGCTGGAgagccccagcacccccaggttTCACCCTTACTGTGACAGCGAGAGTGTGGGTAAGAGCTCCAGCTTGTCCCAGGACCACTTAGATGAATGTATACTGGAGTCAGATCTCATCCAAGAAAGCGTCGATACGATCCTGGTAGAGTAA
- the LOC128789200 gene encoding basic proline-rich protein-like: protein MGLENLKQTTPSYPKNKRTRIRKQISHRRLSPYPTLTKGREAAGPTAAAGARRDSGTRDVYRDFEPRSHAGGAVPFSSLPFPASRPCTSLGRFSPSSAASPPPDPRPAGGARPPRPPERRREGRREGKSEPEPDPPPRRRRSAPAQSPRRRSAPRRALPGRRRKVTAPAAGQGTGRGWKAPTWQRRRHYGGPRRATPPLGTSHLPPPAELRPPPASSSPGPGGGPRAPLTAARGEAAAAAGELCPRRSRRCCCCRCRRGCNKGLPPRRAAAAAAPAPPRPHGAGPLPSAAAAPGAAAASAAAPPPMPGPGGRLPAALRSPPMPPGTRRGAGWRCRSPLSPAPPRPPAEPPGPAAGQRSPEGAHRDPSAGLSRLAALPAPAVRPFPAHPGSPQGTGSLCFPPEEAVAGANGEAPVTRVGGRRWSVVPQPHGPRVGQFNCEKTTASCVRKYFLLAAISHVNTSALPPGASR from the exons ATGGGACTGGAAAACCTCAAGCAAACAACGCCCAGTTATCCAAAAAACAAGCGCACGAGGATCAGAAAGCAAATCTCCCATCGCCGTCTGTCTCCATACCCCACCCTG ACAAAAGGAAGAGAAGCGGCGGGACCCACGGCGGCGGCCGGGGCTAGGCGCGATAGCGGCACTCGAGATGTTTACCGCGACTTCGAGCCCCGGAGCCACGCGGGCGGCGCGGtgcccttctcttcccttcccttccccgcCTCTCGCCCCTGCACCTCCCTAGGCCGCTTCTCGCCCTCCAGCGCGGCAtcccccccccccgacccccgcCCCGCAGGTGGAGCGCGCCCACCGCGACCCCcggagagaaggagggagggcaggagggagggaaagagcgAGCCGGAGCCGGACCCGccgccgcggcgccgccgctcAGCCCCCGCGCAGTCCCCGCGgcgccgctccgctccgcgccgTGCCCTGCCCGGCCGCCGGCGCAAGGTCACCGCTCCGGCCGCCGGCCAGGGGACCGGCCGCGGCTGGAAAGCCCCTACCTGGCAGCGCCGCCGCCACTATGGCGGGCCGCGCCGGGCCACGCCGCCGCTCGGCACTTCCCACCTCCCGCCGCCGGCGGAGCTGCGGCCGCCTcccgcctcctcctccccggGTCCCGGCGGCGGCCCCCGGGCCCCGCTTACCGCGGCTCGGGGAGaagcggcggccgccgccggggAGCTGTgcccgcgccgctcccgccgctgctgctgctgccgctgccgccgcggCTGCAACAAAGGACTTCCGCCCCGccgcgctgccgctgccgcAGCGCCGGCTCCGCCGCGACCGCACGGAGCCGGACCCCTCCCCTCGgcggccgcggctcccggcgccgccgctgccAGCGCTGCTGCGCCGCCGCCAATgccggggcccggcgggcggCTCCCTGCCGCGCTCCGCTCTCCTCCCATGCCGCCGGGgacgcggcgcggcgcgggctGGCGCTGCCGGAGCCCCCTCAGCCCGGCTCCTCCCCGTCCTCCGGCGGAGCCCCCCGGACCCGCGGCGGGGCAGCGTTCGCCGGAGGGCGCCCACCGGGACCCCTCGGCCGGGCTGTCCCGCCTCGCTGCTCTCCCGGCCCCCGCAGTCCGCCCCTTCCCCGCGCACCCGGGCTCGCCGCAGGGAACGGGGAGTCTCTGCTTTCCCCCCGAAGAAGCCGTGGCCGGTGCTAACGGGGAGGCTCCGGTCACCCGTGTGGGTGGCCGGCGATGGAGTGTTGTACCGCAGCCCCACGGCCCCCGCGTGGGACAGTTCAACTGCGAGAAAACCACTGCAAGCTGCGTGAGGAAGTATTTCCTTCTCGCTGCAATTTCACACGTTAATACCTCCGCCCTCCCTCCTGGAGCTTCACGGTGa